In Lysinibacillus sp. FSL M8-0337, the following proteins share a genomic window:
- a CDS encoding RNA polymerase sigma factor has product MDMQLIQKIIAGDQQAFRIIVDTYKQPLVSYLTYQTNDEELAKDIAQESFIKCYDNLLHFKGGSFKAWLFRIAINQLIDFKRKHKEDATPLEETPSLETPEVLIIKKEQNELLQQWLATLEHKTHQVFVLKYASNCSYEEIAETLNIPISEVRNRLHRTKKRLRNAMLKGEINNELLIN; this is encoded by the coding sequence ATGGATATGCAGCTGATACAAAAAATCATTGCTGGGGATCAACAAGCTTTTCGCATCATTGTTGATACATATAAGCAACCACTTGTCAGCTATTTAACATATCAAACGAACGACGAGGAATTGGCGAAAGATATTGCACAAGAGTCATTTATCAAATGCTATGATAACTTACTTCATTTTAAAGGTGGCTCTTTTAAGGCTTGGCTTTTTCGTATCGCGATTAATCAACTGATTGATTTTAAAAGAAAGCATAAGGAAGATGCAACACCACTTGAGGAAACGCCCTCATTAGAAACACCTGAAGTATTAATAATCAAAAAAGAACAGAACGAGTTACTTCAGCAATGGCTTGCAACATTGGAACACAAAACGCACCAAGTTTTCGTCCTAAAGTATGCCAGTAATTGCTCCTATGAAGAAATCGCTGAGACACTTAATATTCCAATATCGGAAGTACGAAACCGACTGCATAGAACAAAGAAAAGGCTAAGAAACGCTATGTTGAAGGGAGAGATTAATAATGAACTGCTTATCAACTGA
- the smpB gene encoding SsrA-binding protein SmpB encodes MAKGTGKVLAQNKKAGHDYFIEDTIEAGMVLTGTEIKAIRAGKVQLRDSYVRITNGEAWISNMHVSPFDQGNRFNHDPLRARKLLLHKKQIGELVGAVKRDGYTIIPLKMYIKDGYAKLLIGVGKGKKDYDKRDDMRKKEAKREMERTFKAKNQY; translated from the coding sequence ATGGCAAAAGGTACTGGGAAAGTATTAGCACAAAACAAAAAAGCGGGACATGACTACTTTATCGAAGACACAATTGAAGCGGGCATGGTACTAACAGGCACAGAAATTAAAGCTATTCGTGCAGGCAAAGTCCAATTGCGCGACTCATACGTTCGAATTACAAACGGCGAAGCATGGATTAGCAACATGCACGTTAGCCCATTCGACCAAGGGAACCGTTTCAACCATGACCCATTACGCGCCCGTAAATTGCTCCTACATAAAAAGCAAATCGGCGAACTAGTCGGCGCAGTCAAACGCGACGGTTACACCATTATCCCTTTAAAAATGTACATTAAAGACGGCTATGCCAAACTGCTAATCGGCGTCGGCAAAGGGAAAAAAGACTACGACAAACGCGACGACATGCGCAAAAAAGAAGCAAAACGCGAAATGGAACGCACCTTCAAAGCAAAAAATCAATACTAA
- the rnr gene encoding ribonuclease R: MTDKKDSLQSRLLDFFGEEEYKPLTVGEIEDEFGFEDAEEFKELVKTLVRMEGQGLVVRSRSNRYGLPERMNLLRGKFIGHAKGFGFVTPDIEGMDDVFIPPHEVNGAINGDTVLIRVLKESFGDRREGTVTKVVERGQTTFVGTFQANRGFGFVVLDDKKLPMDIFIAKGDTLGAVDGHKVVVEIATWPEDLKSATGYITKILGHKNDPGVDILSILYKHDIPPEFPEEVIAAAQRVPDEISPADLEGRRDLRHETIVTIDGADAKDLDDAVTVTKNVDGTYKLGVHIADVSYYVTQGSVIDIEAYDRATSVYLTDRVIPMIPHRLSNGICSLNPQVDRLTLSCEMIIDGNGNVIAHEIFQSVIKTTERMTYKDVYKILEEQDEALIARYEPLVPMFKNMAELSKILRRKRELRGAIDFDFKESKVIVDEDGWPVDIELRERTVAEKLIEDFMLAANETVAEHFHWMNVPFLYRIHEDPKPEKLQRFFEFVTNFGILIKGTGNTVHPKALQDVLTAIEGMPEEPVISTMLLRSMQQAKYYPESIGHFGLSTDFYTHFTSPIRRYPDLVVHRLIRTYLINKDTSKETLAQWAMAMDEIADHTSERERRAVDAERDTDSLKKAQYMSDKIGEEFEGIVSSVTNFGIFIELPNTIEGLVHISNMTDDYYRFDDRQMMMIGERTNRQFRIGDEVKVRVANVIIEESSIDFEIVGMVTSYGRTRKATPTVIHARKNYSDNKDGRSSRSNRSGGGRGRRDEEKQSRGDSSKRRERGDSSDRDPRGRRKDSSSPGPKKGVKQKQKFYEGIAKKGKKKKTKRK; the protein is encoded by the coding sequence ATGACAGACAAAAAAGATTCACTACAAAGTCGTTTACTCGATTTTTTCGGTGAAGAAGAATATAAACCGTTAACCGTTGGAGAAATCGAAGACGAATTCGGCTTTGAAGATGCAGAAGAATTTAAGGAGCTTGTCAAAACACTTGTGCGAATGGAAGGGCAAGGCTTAGTTGTTCGCTCACGCTCCAATCGCTACGGCTTACCAGAGCGCATGAATTTACTCCGTGGTAAATTTATCGGTCATGCAAAAGGATTTGGCTTTGTGACACCGGATATTGAAGGGATGGATGATGTTTTCATTCCACCGCACGAAGTAAATGGTGCTATCAATGGCGACACGGTCCTAATTAGAGTATTAAAGGAATCCTTTGGCGATCGCCGTGAAGGCACTGTGACAAAGGTTGTGGAACGCGGACAAACAACATTTGTAGGCACATTCCAAGCAAATAGAGGCTTTGGCTTCGTCGTATTGGACGATAAAAAACTACCAATGGACATCTTTATCGCAAAAGGCGATACATTAGGTGCGGTTGATGGTCACAAAGTTGTCGTGGAAATTGCCACATGGCCAGAAGATTTAAAATCAGCAACAGGTTATATTACAAAAATTTTAGGGCATAAAAATGACCCAGGTGTCGATATTTTATCGATTCTGTATAAACATGACATTCCACCAGAGTTTCCAGAAGAAGTCATCGCTGCTGCACAACGTGTGCCAGATGAAATTTCACCAGCCGATTTAGAAGGTCGTCGTGATTTACGCCATGAAACCATCGTTACAATCGATGGTGCAGATGCAAAAGATTTAGATGATGCGGTAACAGTGACAAAAAATGTAGACGGTACTTACAAGCTTGGCGTACATATTGCAGATGTCAGCTACTATGTAACACAAGGCTCTGTAATTGATATTGAAGCATATGACCGAGCGACAAGTGTCTATTTAACAGACCGCGTTATCCCAATGATTCCACATCGACTGTCAAATGGTATTTGTTCATTAAATCCGCAAGTAGACCGACTAACGCTATCATGTGAAATGATTATTGATGGCAATGGGAATGTGATTGCGCATGAAATTTTCCAAAGTGTCATTAAAACGACAGAGCGTATGACGTACAAAGATGTTTATAAAATTCTAGAAGAACAAGATGAAGCACTAATTGCTCGCTATGAGCCACTTGTACCGATGTTTAAAAACATGGCAGAGCTATCGAAAATCTTACGTCGCAAACGTGAACTACGTGGTGCTATTGACTTTGACTTTAAAGAGTCGAAAGTAATCGTCGATGAAGATGGCTGGCCAGTCGATATTGAACTACGTGAACGAACAGTTGCAGAGAAGTTAATTGAAGATTTCATGCTAGCTGCCAACGAAACAGTGGCAGAACATTTCCACTGGATGAATGTACCGTTCCTATACCGTATTCACGAAGATCCAAAGCCAGAAAAACTACAACGCTTCTTTGAATTCGTCACGAACTTCGGTATTTTAATTAAAGGTACAGGCAATACGGTGCATCCAAAAGCATTGCAAGATGTGTTAACAGCCATTGAAGGCATGCCAGAGGAGCCAGTTATTTCGACGATGTTACTACGCTCGATGCAACAAGCGAAGTACTATCCAGAAAGCATTGGTCACTTCGGTTTATCGACAGATTTCTATACCCATTTCACATCACCAATTCGTCGTTACCCTGACTTAGTTGTCCACCGTTTAATTCGCACGTACTTAATTAATAAAGATACGTCGAAAGAAACGCTTGCACAATGGGCAATGGCAATGGATGAAATTGCCGACCACACATCTGAACGCGAACGTCGTGCAGTTGATGCAGAACGCGATACAGACTCGCTGAAAAAAGCACAATATATGTCTGATAAAATCGGTGAAGAATTCGAAGGCATTGTGTCTTCTGTTACAAACTTCGGTATCTTTATCGAGCTACCAAACACGATTGAAGGACTTGTGCATATTAGCAATATGACGGATGATTACTATCGCTTCGATGATCGCCAAATGATGATGATTGGGGAACGAACAAACCGCCAATTCCGCATCGGTGATGAAGTCAAAGTACGAGTTGCAAACGTCATTATCGAGGAGTCATCAATTGACTTTGAAATCGTCGGAATGGTAACTTCTTATGGAAGAACAAGAAAAGCCACACCTACTGTTATTCATGCACGCAAAAACTATAGCGACAACAAAGACGGACGCAGTAGCCGAAGCAATCGTTCAGGCGGTGGCAGAGGTCGCCGTGACGAGGAAAAACAAAGCCGTGGCGACTCTTCAAAACGCAGAGAACGCGGTGACAGCAGCGATCGCGATCCACGTGGCCGACGCAAAGATAGCTCAAGCCCTGGCCCGAAAAAAGGCGTAAAACAAAAACAAAAGTTTTACGAAGGCATCGCCAAAAAAGGCAAAAAGAAAAAAACAAAACGTAAATAA
- a CDS encoding carboxylesterase: MNKSLSQPFFFQAGPRAVLLLHGFTGSSADVRMLGRFLEKKGYTTLAPHYKGHGVQPEELITTGPADWWQDVKAAYQQLQDAGYQEIAVAGLSLGGVMALNVALNNPVQGIVTMCAPMTMRTTDVMFEGVLKYAKDYKKFEGKTEAEIDAEVALIADKGMPSLQELREFIAQTRKEIDMIYAPIFVVQATNDEVIETESANIIYNQTESLEKYIKWYENSKHVITLDQEKDQLHEDIYRFLEGLNWAH; encoded by the coding sequence ATGAATAAATCATTATCACAGCCATTTTTCTTTCAAGCAGGCCCTCGTGCCGTGTTATTATTACACGGCTTTACAGGTAGCTCGGCAGATGTGCGTATGCTTGGTAGATTTTTAGAGAAAAAAGGGTATACTACATTAGCGCCGCATTATAAAGGCCACGGTGTGCAACCTGAAGAACTCATCACAACAGGTCCAGCTGATTGGTGGCAAGATGTCAAAGCGGCCTACCAACAATTACAAGATGCTGGCTATCAAGAAATTGCGGTGGCAGGCTTATCACTTGGCGGTGTGATGGCTTTAAATGTAGCGCTTAACAATCCTGTACAAGGTATCGTGACAATGTGTGCACCAATGACCATGCGAACAACAGATGTAATGTTCGAAGGTGTCTTAAAATATGCAAAAGACTATAAAAAATTTGAAGGTAAAACTGAAGCGGAAATTGATGCAGAAGTGGCGTTAATTGCTGACAAAGGGATGCCATCATTACAAGAACTTCGTGAGTTTATTGCGCAGACTCGAAAAGAAATTGATATGATTTATGCCCCTATATTTGTCGTACAAGCGACAAATGATGAGGTTATAGAGACAGAATCTGCCAACATTATATATAATCAAACTGAGTCACTAGAAAAGTATATCAAGTGGTATGAAAACTCAAAACATGTCATTACATTAGATCAAGAAAAAGATCAACTACATGAAGATATTTATCGTTTTTTAGAAGGGCTAAATTGGGCACACTAA
- the secG gene encoding preprotein translocase subunit SecG, whose translation MHTAVLVALIIVSLALIVVVLLQSSKSAGLSGAISGGAEQLFGKQKARGMDLILHRTTIVLSILFFILAVAIAKL comes from the coding sequence ATGCATACAGCAGTATTAGTAGCTTTAATTATCGTATCATTAGCATTGATTGTCGTAGTCTTATTACAATCTAGTAAAAGTGCAGGCTTGTCAGGTGCCATCTCGGGTGGAGCTGAACAACTATTCGGCAAGCAAAAAGCACGTGGTATGGATTTAATTCTTCACCGTACAACAATTGTATTATCTATTTTATTCTTTATTTTAGCAGTTGCGATTGCAAAACTATAA
- the eno gene encoding phosphopyruvate hydratase has translation MPFITQVYAREVLDSRGNPTVEVEVFTESGAFGRAIVPSGASTGEYEAVELRDGDKSRYLGKGVLKAVENVNTIIAQELEGNFSVLDQVVIDKALIELDGTENKGKLGANAILGVSMAVAHAAADYLDVPLYQYLGGFNSKQLPVPMMNILNGGAHADNNVDIQEFMVMPVGAENFRHALRMGAEIFHSLKAVLKDKGYNTAVGDEGGFAPNLGSNEEAITVILEAIEKAGYKAGEEVKLAMDVASSELFNKEDGKYHLDGEGVVKTSEEMVDWYEQLTAKYPIISIEDGLDENDWAGHKLLTDRIGARVQLVGDDLFVTNTKKLAAGIEQGVGNSILIKVNQIGTLTETFEAIEMAKRAGYTAVISHRSGESEDATIADIAVATNAGQIKTGAPSRTDRVAKYNQLLRIEDQLGATSEYLGLNSFYNLK, from the coding sequence ATGCCATTTATTACACAAGTTTATGCGCGCGAAGTTTTAGACTCACGTGGGAACCCAACAGTAGAAGTTGAAGTATTTACAGAATCAGGTGCTTTCGGTCGCGCAATCGTGCCATCAGGTGCCTCTACAGGTGAATACGAAGCGGTAGAATTACGCGATGGTGACAAATCACGTTACCTAGGCAAAGGTGTATTAAAAGCTGTCGAAAATGTCAACACAATTATTGCACAAGAATTAGAAGGTAATTTCTCAGTTCTTGACCAAGTAGTAATTGACAAAGCTTTAATCGAGCTAGATGGCACAGAAAACAAAGGTAAACTAGGTGCGAACGCAATCCTAGGTGTATCAATGGCAGTTGCACATGCTGCAGCAGATTATTTAGATGTACCTCTTTATCAATATCTTGGCGGTTTCAACTCAAAACAATTACCAGTACCAATGATGAACATCTTAAATGGTGGTGCTCATGCGGATAACAACGTAGACATCCAAGAATTCATGGTAATGCCAGTAGGCGCAGAAAACTTCCGTCATGCATTACGTATGGGTGCTGAAATTTTCCACAGCTTAAAAGCAGTATTAAAAGACAAAGGCTACAACACAGCTGTAGGTGATGAAGGTGGTTTCGCACCGAACCTTGGTTCGAACGAAGAAGCAATCACTGTAATCCTTGAAGCTATCGAAAAAGCTGGCTACAAAGCTGGTGAAGAAGTGAAATTAGCAATGGACGTTGCTTCTTCTGAATTATTTAATAAAGAAGACGGCAAATACCATTTAGATGGTGAAGGTGTTGTCAAAACATCTGAAGAAATGGTGGACTGGTATGAACAGTTAACGGCTAAATACCCAATCATCTCAATCGAAGACGGCTTAGATGAAAACGACTGGGCTGGTCATAAATTATTAACAGATCGCATTGGCGCTCGCGTTCAATTAGTAGGAGACGATTTATTCGTAACAAATACGAAAAAATTAGCTGCTGGTATTGAGCAAGGCGTTGGTAATTCAATTTTAATCAAAGTAAACCAAATCGGTACATTAACAGAAACATTCGAAGCAATCGAAATGGCGAAACGCGCTGGTTACACAGCTGTTATCTCTCACCGTTCTGGTGAATCAGAAGATGCGACGATCGCTGATATCGCAGTTGCGACAAATGCTGGTCAAATCAAAACAGGTGCGCCATCTCGTACAGACCGCGTTGCGAAATACAACCAACTTCTTCGCATCGAAGATCAACTTGGTGCAACATCAGAATACCTTGGTTTAAACTCTTTCTATAACTTAAAATAA
- the gpmI gene encoding 2,3-bisphosphoglycerate-independent phosphoglycerate mutase, giving the protein MPKKPVALIILDGFAFRDETFGNAVAQAKKPNFDRFWNQFPHATLTAAGEAVGLPDGQMGNSEVGHLNIGAGRIVYQSLTRLNKSIREGDFFKNQAFLDAVAHVKAHRSKLHVMGLLSDGGVHSHYEHMFALLKLAKEQGVDEVFVHAFLDGRDVGPTTAINYIEETEKQMASIGIGKFASIHGRYYAMDRDKRWDRVALTYNVLVDGIGQTADSAIAGVKESYEREVTDEFVIPFSVQEHGEAVATIADNDAVIFFNFRPDRAIQLSKVFTNPTFDGFALSAKHPQNVKFVSFTHYSDEVNAQVAYENDNLKNTIGEVLASNGKTQLRIAETEKYPHVTFFMSGGREEKFAGEERILIASPKVATYDLKPEMSAYEVTEALLAEIAADKFDGILLNFANPDMVGHSGMLEPTIKAIEAVDECLGKVVDALLAKGGAAIITADHGNSDEVVTLEGEPMTAHTTNPVPVIVTKPNLMLRNGGILADLAPTMLELLEVSQPIEMTGKSLIEKEEN; this is encoded by the coding sequence ATGCCTAAAAAGCCAGTAGCATTAATTATTTTAGATGGTTTTGCATTTCGTGATGAAACATTCGGAAATGCAGTTGCGCAAGCAAAGAAACCAAACTTCGATCGTTTTTGGAATCAATTTCCACATGCAACATTAACAGCAGCAGGTGAAGCAGTAGGGTTGCCAGACGGTCAAATGGGGAACTCTGAAGTAGGGCACTTAAATATTGGTGCCGGTCGTATCGTCTATCAAAGCTTAACACGTTTAAATAAGTCGATTCGTGAAGGAGACTTCTTTAAAAACCAAGCATTTTTAGATGCTGTTGCGCATGTAAAAGCACATAGGTCGAAGCTACATGTAATGGGTTTACTATCAGATGGTGGCGTTCACAGCCATTATGAGCATATGTTTGCGCTGTTAAAGCTAGCGAAGGAACAAGGCGTAGATGAAGTATTTGTACATGCATTTTTAGATGGTCGTGATGTAGGTCCAACGACAGCAATCAACTATATTGAAGAAACTGAAAAACAAATGGCTTCTATTGGCATTGGTAAATTCGCTTCAATTCATGGTCGCTATTATGCGATGGACCGTGACAAGCGTTGGGATCGTGTAGCATTGACGTACAATGTGCTGGTGGATGGTATAGGACAAACAGCGGACAGTGCAATTGCTGGTGTGAAGGAGTCCTATGAGCGTGAAGTAACCGATGAATTTGTTATTCCATTTAGTGTTCAAGAACATGGTGAAGCAGTTGCGACAATTGCAGATAATGACGCGGTTATTTTCTTTAATTTCCGACCTGACCGTGCGATTCAATTATCAAAAGTATTTACAAATCCAACATTTGACGGTTTTGCGCTGTCAGCAAAACACCCGCAAAATGTAAAATTCGTATCGTTCACTCATTATAGTGATGAAGTGAATGCGCAAGTTGCTTATGAAAATGACAACTTAAAAAATACGATTGGTGAAGTGTTAGCCTCTAATGGGAAAACACAGCTTCGTATTGCAGAAACAGAAAAGTATCCACATGTTACATTCTTTATGAGTGGTGGTCGTGAGGAGAAATTCGCTGGTGAAGAACGTATTTTAATTGCTTCTCCAAAGGTCGCAACATACGATTTAAAACCTGAAATGAGTGCATACGAAGTAACAGAAGCATTGCTTGCAGAGATTGCAGCCGATAAATTTGATGGCATCCTTCTAAACTTTGCGAACCCCGATATGGTGGGACATAGTGGCATGTTAGAGCCAACAATCAAAGCAATTGAAGCAGTGGATGAATGTCTTGGGAAAGTAGTAGATGCTCTGCTGGCAAAAGGCGGTGCAGCTATTATTACAGCTGACCACGGTAACTCTGACGAGGTTGTTACGTTAGAAGGGGAACCGATGACAGCTCATACAACAAATCCTGTTCCAGTAATTGTGACAAAACCAAATTTAATGTTAAGAAATGGTGGCATTTTAGCCGATTTGGCGCCAACCATGTTAGAATTATTAGAGGTGTCACAACCTATTGAAATGACAGGGAAATCATTAATCGAAAAAGAGGAGAATTAG
- the tpiA gene encoding triose-phosphate isomerase — protein MRKPIIAGNWKMYKTFEEAIQFVEAVQDKLPSNDNVDAVICAPALFLPTLVQIASESELAIGAQTMHYENEGAFTGEISPSQLASVAVDYVILGHSERREYYNETDEAINKKVAAALSHNIVPIICCGETLQEREAGTTEQKVAGQITAALAGFAAQDVEHMVLAYEPIWAIGTGKTATAEDANQVCGAIRAVVEKLYDTATAQAVRIQYGGSVKPDNIEELLSKEHIDGALVGGASLQAESYLKLLEAAANA, from the coding sequence ATGCGTAAACCAATTATTGCAGGTAACTGGAAGATGTATAAAACATTTGAAGAGGCAATACAGTTTGTCGAAGCTGTGCAGGATAAACTACCTTCAAATGACAACGTAGATGCAGTTATTTGCGCACCGGCACTATTCCTACCAACGCTTGTGCAAATTGCTAGTGAATCTGAATTAGCAATTGGCGCACAAACAATGCATTACGAAAATGAAGGGGCGTTTACCGGCGAAATTAGCCCGTCGCAGCTTGCGAGCGTTGCTGTGGACTATGTTATCTTAGGTCACTCCGAACGTCGTGAGTATTATAACGAAACAGACGAAGCGATTAACAAAAAGGTGGCTGCAGCACTTTCACATAATATCGTGCCAATTATTTGCTGTGGTGAAACATTGCAAGAACGTGAGGCTGGCACGACAGAGCAAAAGGTAGCTGGTCAAATTACAGCAGCCCTTGCCGGTTTTGCCGCACAGGATGTGGAGCATATGGTACTTGCCTATGAGCCTATCTGGGCAATCGGCACAGGTAAAACAGCAACGGCAGAAGATGCCAACCAAGTATGTGGTGCTATTCGTGCAGTTGTTGAAAAATTATACGATACCGCAACAGCACAGGCTGTTCGTATTCAATACGGCGGTAGCGTAAAGCCTGATAATATTGAAGAACTGTTATCAAAAGAGCATATCGATGGTGCGTTAGTCGGTGGTGCGAGCTTACAAGCCGAATCATATTTAAAATTATTGGAGGCGGCAGCAAATGCCTAA
- a CDS encoding phosphoglycerate kinase yields the protein MLNKKTMKDIDVKGKRVFVRVDFNVPMADGVITDETRIRAAIPTIDYLVEQGAKVILASHLGRPKGEVKEDMRLTAVGIRLAEIIGKPVTKLDESIGQDVEATVANMQNGDIVLLENVRFHAGEEKNDPALAEQFAKIADVYVNDAFGAAHRAHASTEGIAKHVPAVSGFLMQKELDVLGKALSNPERPFTAIIGGAKVKDKIGVIESLLEKVDHLIIGGGLSFTFIKAQGHDIGKSLLEEDKIELAKSFIEKAQAKGVQLHMPIDAVVANEFSKDAETKIVDVDAIPADWMGLDIGPKTAAHYAEVIKKSKLIIWNGPMGVFEMEPFANGTKTVAEAMATTAGYTVIGGGDSAAAVEKFEVADKMDHISTGGGASLELMEGKELPGIVALNDK from the coding sequence ATGTTAAATAAGAAAACAATGAAAGATATTGATGTAAAAGGTAAGCGCGTCTTCGTACGTGTTGATTTTAATGTACCAATGGCAGATGGGGTTATCACAGACGAAACGCGTATTCGTGCAGCCATTCCTACGATTGACTATTTAGTCGAACAAGGGGCAAAGGTGATTTTAGCATCTCATTTAGGTCGTCCTAAAGGTGAAGTTAAAGAAGATATGCGTTTAACAGCAGTCGGTATTCGCCTAGCTGAAATCATTGGCAAGCCTGTTACTAAATTAGACGAGTCCATCGGTCAAGACGTAGAAGCAACTGTCGCGAACATGCAAAACGGCGATATCGTTCTGCTTGAAAATGTACGCTTCCATGCGGGTGAAGAGAAAAATGATCCTGCATTAGCGGAACAATTTGCTAAAATTGCGGACGTTTATGTGAACGATGCATTCGGTGCTGCTCACCGTGCACATGCATCAACAGAAGGTATTGCTAAGCATGTTCCTGCTGTATCAGGTTTCCTTATGCAAAAGGAATTAGATGTGTTAGGTAAAGCATTATCAAACCCAGAGCGTCCTTTCACAGCCATTATTGGTGGCGCAAAAGTGAAAGATAAAATCGGTGTGATTGAGAGCTTACTTGAAAAGGTCGATCATTTAATTATTGGTGGGGGACTATCATTTACCTTCATTAAAGCGCAAGGTCATGATATCGGTAAATCTTTATTAGAAGAAGATAAAATTGAACTAGCAAAATCTTTCATTGAAAAAGCACAGGCAAAAGGCGTGCAGTTACATATGCCAATTGATGCGGTAGTAGCAAATGAATTTTCGAAAGATGCAGAGACAAAAATTGTCGATGTTGATGCTATTCCTGCTGATTGGATGGGTCTTGATATTGGACCGAAAACAGCTGCGCATTATGCAGAGGTGATTAAAAAATCGAAGTTAATCATTTGGAATGGACCAATGGGCGTATTTGAAATGGAACCATTCGCAAATGGTACGAAAACTGTAGCAGAGGCAATGGCAACAACTGCTGGTTACACGGTAATCGGTGGCGGAGATTCTGCAGCAGCAGTAGAAAAATTCGAAGTAGCTGATAAGATGGATCACATTTCGACAGGTGGCGGTGCTTCACTTGAATTAATGGAAGGCAAAGAGCTTCCTGGCATTGTGGCATTAAACGATAAATAA
- the gap gene encoding type I glyceraldehyde-3-phosphate dehydrogenase: MALKLAINGFGRIGRLVFREAMKHDEFEVVAVNDLTDASQLAHLLKYDSVHGIYDADVNADKDSFVVNGKTVKVYAEKDPAQLPWGELGVDVVLECTGRFRSMEDVGKHIEAGAKKAILSAPAKGDMPTFVMGVNHEDYNPKTDDVISNASCTTNCLAPVAKILDEKFGIERGMMTTIHSYTNDQRILDFPHSDPRRARAGAVSMIPTTTGAAVAVSKVLPQLKGKLDGFSMRVPTPNVSCVDLVVELKEDVTKESINAALKEASENELKGILGYNELPLVSIDYNGNHHSSTVDGLSTMVLENSMVKVLAWYDNEIGYSTRLMDLALYIAQQGLNHK; encoded by the coding sequence ATGGCATTAAAGTTAGCAATTAATGGATTTGGACGTATTGGTCGTTTAGTATTTCGTGAAGCAATGAAGCATGATGAATTTGAAGTAGTTGCAGTGAATGACTTAACAGATGCTAGTCAGCTTGCACACTTATTAAAATACGATTCTGTACATGGTATCTATGATGCTGATGTAAATGCAGATAAAGATTCTTTCGTCGTGAATGGAAAAACGGTTAAAGTATACGCTGAAAAAGATCCAGCGCAATTGCCTTGGGGCGAGCTTGGTGTAGATGTTGTGCTTGAATGTACAGGTCGATTCCGTTCAATGGAAGATGTAGGGAAGCATATTGAAGCAGGTGCTAAAAAAGCCATTTTATCTGCACCAGCTAAAGGAGATATGCCGACATTCGTAATGGGTGTGAATCATGAGGATTACAATCCAAAAACAGACGATGTCATTTCAAATGCATCTTGTACAACAAACTGTCTTGCACCAGTAGCCAAAATTTTGGATGAAAAATTTGGCATTGAACGCGGTATGATGACAACAATCCATTCTTATACAAACGACCAACGCATCCTTGACTTCCCGCACTCTGATCCGCGTCGTGCGCGTGCAGGGGCAGTGTCAATGATTCCAACAACTACAGGTGCTGCAGTAGCGGTTTCTAAAGTATTACCTCAATTAAAAGGTAAACTAGATGGATTTTCTATGCGTGTTCCAACACCGAATGTATCATGTGTGGATTTAGTGGTAGAACTAAAAGAAGATGTTACAAAAGAGTCTATTAATGCCGCTTTAAAAGAAGCTTCAGAAAATGAGCTAAAAGGTATTTTAGGCTACAATGAACTACCATTAGTATCAATTGATTACAATGGTAATCATCATTCTTCAACAGTAGATGGCCTTTCTACAATGGTTTTAGAAAATAGTATGGTGAAAGTTCTTGCTTGGTACGATAACGAAATTGGTTACTCTACTCGTTTAATGGATCTTGCATTATACATTGCTCAACAAGGGTTAAATCATAAATAA